The following are encoded in a window of Limibacter armeniacum genomic DNA:
- the rplK gene encoding 50S ribosomal protein L11 produces the protein MAKQIAGYLKLQIKGGAANPSPPVGPALGSKGLNIMDFCKQFNARTQDKAGKLLPVLITIYADKSFDFVIKTPPAANMLMEAAKAKKGSSAPNRDKVASVTWDQVKEIAETKMPDLNCFTVESAMRMVAGTARSMGITVSGQAPWEA, from the coding sequence ATGGCTAAGCAAATAGCGGGTTATCTGAAGCTACAGATTAAAGGTGGAGCAGCTAATCCTTCGCCTCCTGTAGGTCCTGCGCTGGGTTCTAAGGGTCTGAACATTATGGACTTCTGTAAGCAGTTCAATGCCAGAACTCAGGACAAAGCAGGCAAACTGCTGCCAGTATTGATTACGATCTACGCCGACAAGTCGTTCGACTTCGTAATCAAAACTCCTCCGGCAGCCAACATGCTGATGGAAGCGGCAAAAGCAAAGAAAGGTTCTTCTGCGCCAAACCGTGACAAAGTAGCATCAGTTACTTGGGATCAAGTAAAAGAGATTGCCGAAACTAAAATGCCTGACCTAAACTGCTTTACTGTTGAGTCTGCCATGAGAATGGTAGCAGGTACTGCAAGGTCTATGGGTATCACTGTTTCAGGTCAAGCTCCTTGGGAAGCATAA
- the ruvB gene encoding Holliday junction branch migration DNA helicase RuvB — MREEYLKGDNHDMSDSERDVERALRPLSFDDFTGQKQILENLKIFVSAALNREEPLDHVLLHGPPGLGKTTLANIISNEMGADIKITSGPVLEKPSDLAGLLTNLEEGDVLFIDEIHRLNPVVEEYLYSAMEDFRIDIMLDSGPNARTIQIGLSPFTLIGATTRSGLLTAPLRARFGINARLEYYDAELLSRIVTRSCGILRTPVDDNASFEIARRSRGTPRIANNLLRRTRDFAEVKGNGRITIDIARIALDALNVDYDGLDEMDNRILQTIIEKFKGGPVGLNTIATACGEEAETIEEVYEPFLIKEGYIKRTARGRQATEAAYKHLGLSAPNDGLQQSLF, encoded by the coding sequence ATGCGAGAAGAATATCTGAAAGGAGATAACCACGATATGTCAGATTCGGAAAGGGATGTAGAAAGAGCATTACGCCCCCTTTCTTTTGATGACTTTACTGGACAGAAGCAGATACTTGAAAACCTGAAGATCTTTGTAAGTGCTGCACTTAATAGAGAAGAGCCTTTGGATCATGTGCTGCTACATGGCCCTCCCGGATTAGGGAAAACCACTTTGGCTAACATTATCTCGAATGAGATGGGTGCAGATATCAAGATCACTTCTGGACCAGTGCTGGAAAAGCCAAGTGACCTTGCAGGGTTACTAACCAATCTGGAAGAAGGAGATGTATTGTTTATTGATGAGATTCACCGATTGAATCCTGTAGTGGAAGAGTACCTCTATTCTGCTATGGAGGATTTTCGAATTGACATCATGCTTGACTCAGGTCCCAATGCAAGAACAATTCAAATCGGGTTAAGTCCCTTTACCTTGATTGGAGCAACAACCCGATCAGGTCTACTTACAGCGCCATTAAGGGCTCGTTTTGGTATAAATGCCAGATTGGAATATTATGATGCAGAGTTACTGTCCCGCATTGTCACACGCTCTTGTGGTATTTTACGGACACCAGTAGATGACAACGCATCATTTGAAATTGCAAGAAGGAGTAGAGGAACTCCACGTATCGCCAATAACTTGCTACGTAGAACAAGAGATTTTGCAGAGGTAAAAGGCAATGGACGTATTACTATTGACATTGCAAGAATTGCATTGGATGCCCTCAATGTGGACTATGATGGTTTAGATGAAATGGATAACCGAATCCTTCAAACCATCATTGAAAAGTTTAAGGGCGGGCCTGTGGGCTTGAATACAATTGCAACGGCTTGTGGAGAAGAGGCTGAAACGATTGAAGAAGTATATGAACCTTTCTTGATCAAGGAGGGATATATAAAACGGACAGCTAGAGGTAGGCAGGCTACGGAAGCCGCTTACAAGCACTTAGGGCTGTCAGCGCCAAATGACGGATTGCAACAAAGTTTGTTTTAA
- the lpxA gene encoding acyl-ACP--UDP-N-acetylglucosamine O-acyltransferase — MDYPLTNIHPDAKIGEGVVIEPFTTIRGNVEIGEGSWIGPNVTIMEGARIGKNCKIFPGAVISAVPQDLKFEGEDTTVVIGDNTIIRECVTINRGTSDKWETRIGNNCLLMAYVHIAHDCQIGDYCIFSNGVQMAGHVEVGDNVVVGGTTAIHQFVKIGTHAFVAGGSLVSKDVPPFIKAGREPLRYCGINSVGLKRRGFDNDTIHEIHEIYRNLYNKGVNLSVAVKMVEEEMAQTDAREEVLTFLKNSDRGVVKGY, encoded by the coding sequence ATGGATTATCCTCTAACGAATATACACCCTGATGCCAAGATAGGGGAAGGCGTAGTGATTGAACCGTTTACAACAATCCGTGGGAATGTAGAAATTGGCGAAGGCTCTTGGATTGGTCCCAATGTGACTATCATGGAAGGGGCTCGAATTGGTAAAAACTGTAAAATTTTCCCAGGTGCTGTTATCTCAGCAGTTCCGCAAGACCTTAAGTTTGAGGGAGAAGATACAACAGTAGTAATTGGAGATAACACTATTATCAGAGAGTGCGTAACGATTAATCGTGGTACATCAGATAAGTGGGAAACCCGTATAGGGAACAATTGCTTACTAATGGCATACGTTCACATCGCTCACGATTGTCAGATTGGAGACTACTGTATTTTCTCTAATGGAGTTCAAATGGCTGGACACGTAGAAGTAGGAGATAATGTGGTAGTAGGTGGTACAACTGCTATTCACCAGTTTGTGAAAATCGGAACCCATGCATTTGTAGCAGGAGGTTCTTTGGTGAGTAAAGACGTTCCTCCATTTATCAAAGCTGGTCGTGAACCGCTTCGTTATTGTGGTATTAACTCAGTAGGATTGAAACGTAGAGGTTTTGACAATGATACAATCCATGAAATCCATGAGATATACCGAAACCTTTACAACAAAGGAGTCAACCTTTCTGTCGCTGTTAAAATGGTAGAAGAGGAAATGGCTCAGACGGATGCTAGAGAGGAAGTTTTGACATTCCTCAAGAATTCGGATAGAGGCGTTGTCAAAGGATATTAA
- the rplA gene encoding 50S ribosomal protein L1, which produces MALTKKYKEALSKYDGNKAYTLEEACALVKELSFEKFDASVDIDVRLGVDPRKADQMVRGVVSLPHGVGKEVRVLALVTPDKEEEAKAAGADYVGLDDMIKKIEGGWTDIDVIITMPTVMAKVGRLGRVLGPRGLMPNPKAGTVTLEVGKAVQEVKAGKIDFKVDKTGIIHTSTGKVSFEANMLKENIEELVGTINRLKPSAAKGTYFKSITISSTMGPGINVDKGSIQGI; this is translated from the coding sequence ATGGCACTGACAAAGAAATATAAAGAAGCCTTGTCTAAATACGACGGCAACAAAGCTTATACCCTTGAGGAGGCTTGCGCGCTTGTGAAAGAGCTGTCTTTCGAGAAATTCGACGCTTCTGTTGATATTGACGTAAGACTGGGTGTAGACCCACGTAAAGCTGACCAAATGGTAAGAGGTGTAGTATCTCTGCCACACGGTGTAGGTAAAGAAGTAAGAGTACTAGCACTAGTTACTCCTGATAAAGAAGAAGAAGCGAAAGCTGCAGGTGCAGATTACGTAGGTCTTGACGACATGATCAAAAAGATCGAAGGCGGATGGACTGACATCGACGTAATCATCACTATGCCAACGGTAATGGCCAAAGTAGGTCGTCTTGGTAGAGTATTGGGTCCTCGTGGTCTGATGCCTAACCCTAAGGCGGGTACTGTAACCCTTGAAGTAGGCAAAGCGGTACAAGAAGTAAAAGCTGGTAAGATTGACTTCAAAGTTGATAAAACTGGTATCATCCACACTTCAACTGGTAAAGTTTCTTTCGAGGCAAACATGCTGAAAGAAAACATTGAAGAGCTGGTAGGTACAATCAACAGACTGAAGCCATCAGCAGCTAAGGGTACTTATTTCAAGAGTATTACGATCTCTTCAACTATGGGCCCTGGTATTAATGTTGACAAAGGTTCAATCCAAGGTATTTAA
- the ahcY gene encoding adenosylhomocysteinase, whose protein sequence is MEKTALKYKVKDISLADWGRKEIELAEAEMPGLMAIREEYKAEQPLKGARIAGCLHMTIQTAVLIETLVDLGAEVTWSSCNIFSTQDHAAAAIAAANVPVFAWKGLTDEEFDWCIEQTLFAFEGGKPLNMILDDGGDLTNMVLDRYPELVKDIKGISEETTTGVLRLIERERKGTLPIPAININDSVTKSKFDNKYGCRESLVDGIRRATDVMLAGKVAVVAGFGDVGKGSAASLRGAGARVIVTEIDPICALQAAMEGYEVKKMDDAVKEADIVVTATGNKDIIIGRHFENMKDKAIVCNIGHFDNEIDMAWLIKNHGDSKVNIKPQVDKFTVNGHDVIILAEGRLVNLGCATGHPSFVMSNSFTNQTLAQIELWLRNDQYENKVYTLPKHLDEKVAMLHLAKVGVDLEVLTKEQADYIGVPVEGPFKNDEYRY, encoded by the coding sequence GTGGAAAAAACAGCATTGAAATACAAAGTAAAAGACATTTCCCTAGCTGACTGGGGACGTAAGGAAATTGAACTGGCAGAGGCAGAAATGCCAGGTCTGATGGCCATCAGAGAAGAATACAAAGCAGAACAGCCGCTAAAAGGGGCTAGAATCGCTGGCTGTCTGCACATGACAATCCAAACTGCCGTACTGATTGAAACACTTGTGGATCTGGGAGCTGAAGTTACCTGGTCTTCTTGTAATATTTTCTCAACACAGGACCATGCTGCTGCTGCTATTGCTGCTGCAAATGTTCCTGTATTTGCATGGAAAGGATTAACTGATGAGGAGTTTGACTGGTGTATCGAACAAACGCTTTTCGCTTTTGAAGGTGGCAAGCCTTTGAACATGATCCTTGATGACGGTGGTGACCTTACTAATATGGTACTTGACCGTTACCCTGAGTTGGTAAAAGACATCAAAGGTATCTCTGAAGAGACAACTACTGGTGTTCTTCGCCTGATCGAAAGAGAAAGAAAAGGAACACTTCCAATTCCTGCTATTAACATTAATGACTCGGTTACCAAATCCAAGTTTGACAACAAGTATGGTTGCCGTGAATCATTGGTAGACGGTATCCGTCGTGCTACTGATGTTATGCTTGCTGGTAAAGTGGCTGTAGTTGCTGGTTTTGGTGATGTTGGTAAAGGTTCTGCTGCTTCACTGAGAGGTGCAGGTGCTAGAGTTATCGTTACTGAAATTGACCCGATCTGTGCGCTTCAGGCTGCCATGGAAGGTTACGAAGTAAAGAAAATGGATGATGCTGTAAAAGAAGCTGATATTGTTGTAACAGCTACTGGTAACAAGGATATCATCATTGGCCGCCACTTTGAGAACATGAAAGACAAAGCGATCGTTTGTAACATCGGTCACTTTGACAATGAAATCGATATGGCTTGGCTTATCAAAAACCACGGCGACTCTAAAGTGAATATCAAGCCTCAGGTTGATAAATTCACTGTAAACGGTCACGATGTGATTATATTGGCAGAAGGTCGTCTGGTAAACCTTGGCTGTGCGACAGGACACCCTTCATTTGTGATGTCTAACTCTTTCACTAACCAAACACTTGCTCAAATCGAGCTGTGGTTGCGTAATGACCAGTACGAAAACAAGGTTTATACACTTCCTAAACACCTTGACGAAAAAGTTGCAATGCTGCACCTTGCTAAGGTTGGTGTTGACCTTGAAGTATTGACTAAAGAACAGGCTGACTATATCGGTGTACCTGTTGAAGGTCCATTCAAAAATGACGAATACAGATACTAA
- a CDS encoding bifunctional UDP-3-O-[3-hydroxymyristoyl] N-acetylglucosamine deacetylase/3-hydroxyacyl-ACP dehydratase, with translation MYTKQHTIQKSVTVTGVGIHTGEQATMTFVPAPPNHGYKFQRVDLEGQPTVDADVDNVVDLSRGTTIEQDGAKIYTVEHTLAALVGLQIDNCLIQMTGPEPPIMDGSSIKFVEALMEAGLEEQPALRNFFEVPEGVFYKEEDRKVEIAALPLDDYRVTVMVDYNSPVLGSQHATLNDIEEFATEIASCRTFCFLHEVEMLRKANLIKGGNFSNAIVVVDQVISESELAELAKLFDLPSVEVKEEGILNNVELRFTNEPARHKLLDVIGDLALVGRPIKAQILAARPGHAANVAFGRKLKKLMLKSERNNVPEYNPKAPSLYDVNDLNNLLPHRYPFKLVDKVTELTDTFVVGIKNVTVNEEFFNGHFPGNPVMPGVLQVEAMAQTGGVLVMNTVDNPQEYWSYFIGIDDCKFRRMVVPGDTLIMKCELMAPIRRGIAKMKGQAFVGDKLVCEATMTASLVKKEVAE, from the coding sequence ATGTATACTAAGCAACATACAATTCAAAAGAGTGTCACTGTAACAGGTGTGGGTATCCATACAGGTGAGCAGGCGACTATGACTTTTGTGCCGGCTCCTCCAAACCACGGTTACAAGTTTCAGCGTGTTGATTTGGAAGGTCAGCCAACCGTAGACGCTGACGTAGATAATGTTGTTGATTTGTCAAGAGGCACAACAATTGAGCAAGATGGTGCGAAAATCTATACGGTTGAGCATACTTTGGCTGCTTTGGTGGGCTTACAGATTGATAACTGCCTAATTCAGATGACTGGACCTGAGCCTCCAATTATGGATGGTAGCTCAATCAAGTTCGTAGAAGCACTTATGGAAGCAGGTTTGGAAGAACAACCAGCTTTGAGAAACTTCTTTGAAGTTCCTGAAGGTGTTTTCTACAAGGAAGAAGATAGAAAAGTTGAGATTGCAGCACTGCCTTTAGACGATTACCGTGTGACGGTAATGGTGGATTATAATTCACCTGTTTTGGGTAGCCAGCACGCAACATTGAATGATATAGAGGAGTTTGCAACTGAGATTGCAAGCTGCCGTACTTTCTGTTTCTTGCATGAAGTGGAAATGCTGAGAAAGGCTAACCTGATTAAAGGTGGTAATTTCAGCAATGCAATTGTAGTAGTTGATCAGGTGATCTCTGAAAGCGAACTGGCAGAGCTGGCAAAGCTGTTTGACTTGCCAAGTGTTGAAGTGAAAGAGGAAGGTATCCTGAATAACGTTGAGTTGAGATTTACCAACGAACCTGCCCGTCACAAGCTTTTGGATGTGATTGGTGATCTGGCTTTGGTAGGTCGTCCAATTAAGGCACAGATTTTGGCTGCAAGACCAGGACATGCTGCAAACGTAGCATTTGGAAGAAAGCTGAAAAAGCTGATGCTGAAGTCTGAGCGAAATAATGTACCTGAGTATAACCCTAAGGCGCCATCATTATATGATGTAAATGACCTTAATAACTTGCTACCTCACCGTTACCCATTCAAATTGGTAGATAAAGTAACTGAGCTTACAGATACTTTTGTAGTAGGTATCAAGAATGTGACAGTAAACGAAGAGTTTTTCAATGGTCACTTCCCAGGTAACCCTGTAATGCCAGGAGTTCTTCAAGTAGAAGCTATGGCTCAAACAGGAGGAGTATTGGTGATGAACACTGTGGATAACCCTCAGGAATACTGGAGTTACTTTATCGGGATTGATGACTGTAAATTCAGGAGAATGGTAGTGCCAGGTGATACACTGATTATGAAGTGTGAGTTGATGGCACCAATACGTAGAGGTATCGCCAAAATGAAAGGACAAGCTTTTGTAGGTGATAAACTCGTTTGTGAAGCAACAATGACAGCAAGCCTTGTAAAAAAAGAGGTAGCTGAATAG
- a CDS encoding trimeric intracellular cation channel family protein has protein sequence MAPKKKEVLYILDLIGTFAFAISGTLAAANKRLDIFGALMMAAVTGVGGGTLRDLILGAHPVAWASDYNYLIVISAATAFTFAFRKTVSKLRKTLFLFDTVGIGVFTVMGLEKALNYGILPGVAVVMGTFTAVMGGAIRDTLCNEIPLIFRKEIYATACFVGGILYLILNHFEINNVLNTCLTVFTIICIRLFSIKYHLQLPVLPEEA, from the coding sequence TTGGCACCCAAAAAAAAGGAAGTGCTATATATACTTGATTTAATTGGAACATTTGCCTTTGCCATTAGTGGTACTTTAGCCGCTGCCAATAAAAGGCTTGATATCTTTGGAGCTTTAATGATGGCCGCCGTCACAGGAGTTGGAGGAGGTACCCTTCGGGATCTTATTCTTGGTGCACACCCTGTTGCATGGGCTTCAGACTATAACTACCTGATCGTTATATCAGCAGCAACAGCATTCACATTTGCTTTCAGGAAAACTGTAAGTAAGCTTCGAAAGACACTTTTCTTATTTGATACAGTTGGTATTGGTGTATTCACAGTGATGGGACTAGAAAAGGCCCTCAACTATGGTATTTTACCTGGAGTAGCAGTAGTAATGGGAACATTTACAGCTGTAATGGGTGGAGCTATTAGAGATACACTGTGCAATGAAATCCCTTTAATCTTCAGAAAAGAGATTTATGCAACAGCATGCTTCGTTGGAGGTATCCTCTACTTAATATTAAATCACTTCGAAATCAACAATGTGTTGAATACCTGCCTTACTGTTTTCACAATCATCTGTATCAGGCTTTTTTCAATAAAGTACCATTTACAGTTACCTGTACTTCCCGAAGAAGCATAA
- the secE gene encoding preprotein translocase subunit SecE, translating into MNKFVQFLRESYTEMTENVTWSSFSELQQSSILVLVSSLIFALVIGLADTAFNESLSAFYNSFKF; encoded by the coding sequence ATGAATAAATTTGTTCAATTTCTGAGAGAATCTTATACAGAGATGACAGAGAACGTAACGTGGTCATCTTTTAGTGAATTGCAGCAGAGCTCAATTTTGGTGCTTGTATCTTCCCTGATCTTCGCTTTGGTGATTGGTCTTGCTGATACAGCATTCAATGAAAGCCTGTCAGCTTTTTACAATTCTTTCAAGTTTTAA
- a CDS encoding ABC transporter ATP-binding protein, producing MKIKAEGLGKKFVRDWIFRNVDLELEIGRKYAITGGNGSGKTTLLKTLAGVMPQTEGTLLYEAEGRQVSADHIYSHLTIAGPYTEVIEEFTLTELLDFYQNFKPLSKSTGEIIDLLGYQRSKDKMIRDFSSGMKQKLKLALTFYSQGEIIMLDEPTSNLDHQNIEWYLAIATQPMPDKLVLICSNQPYEYEFCNEIISVNNYKR from the coding sequence ATGAAGATCAAAGCTGAAGGACTAGGGAAAAAATTTGTACGAGATTGGATTTTTAGAAACGTAGACCTTGAGCTGGAAATAGGTAGGAAGTATGCTATAACTGGAGGTAACGGAAGTGGCAAAACCACCTTATTGAAGACTTTGGCAGGGGTGATGCCCCAAACAGAAGGAACACTGTTATATGAGGCTGAAGGTAGGCAGGTCAGTGCAGACCATATTTACAGCCACCTAACAATTGCAGGGCCTTATACTGAAGTGATAGAAGAGTTTACACTTACCGAGTTACTAGACTTTTATCAAAACTTCAAGCCATTGAGTAAAAGTACTGGCGAGATTATTGATCTGTTAGGTTATCAGCGTTCTAAAGATAAGATGATCAGAGACTTCTCCTCTGGGATGAAGCAAAAGCTAAAACTAGCATTAACTTTTTATAGTCAAGGTGAAATTATCATGTTGGATGAACCAACTTCAAACCTTGATCACCAAAATATAGAGTGGTATTTGGCCATTGCGACACAGCCAATGCCTGATAAGTTGGTCCTAATTTGTTCCAACCAACCTTACGAATATGAATTTTGTAATGAAATTATTTCTGTAAATAATTATAAAAGATAG
- the rplJ gene encoding 50S ribosomal protein L10, whose protein sequence is MTKQEKFELVEELSQKLAATDYFYIVDAASMTVEEVNKFRQACFDKGIEYRVVKNKLIEKALGTLEADYSEFTDKAVLKGMSGIMFSPESGSAPAKALKEFRKGMGKDRQIPVLKGASVDSALYVGDNTLEALTSIKSKAELIGDVIGLLQSPAKNVISALSSSGQTISGILKTLEERGE, encoded by the coding sequence ATGACTAAACAAGAAAAGTTTGAACTTGTCGAGGAACTGAGCCAAAAGTTAGCTGCAACTGATTACTTCTATATCGTTGATGCTGCATCAATGACCGTTGAAGAAGTAAACAAGTTCAGACAGGCTTGTTTCGACAAGGGTATCGAATACAGAGTAGTTAAAAATAAACTGATCGAGAAAGCCCTGGGTACACTGGAGGCTGACTACAGTGAGTTCACTGATAAAGCTGTACTGAAAGGTATGTCTGGTATCATGTTCTCTCCAGAGTCTGGATCAGCACCTGCTAAAGCTCTGAAGGAATTCAGAAAAGGCATGGGTAAAGATAGACAAATCCCTGTATTGAAGGGTGCGTCAGTTGACTCAGCACTTTACGTAGGTGATAACACCCTTGAAGCACTGACTTCAATCAAATCGAAAGCGGAGCTTATCGGCGACGTTATTGGTTTGCTTCAGTCACCAGCGAAGAACGTTATTTCTGCGCTGTCTTCAAGTGGCCAAACTATCTCTGGCATCCTGAAAACTCTAGAAGAAAGAGGAGAGTAA
- the nusG gene encoding transcription termination/antitermination protein NusG — protein sequence MSGLNWYVVRAVSGQEKKVKEYLVKEVENQGMGAFITDVFVPTERVYQTRKQRDGKTKKVEVERISLPGYVIVRADLSNGEALHMIKNVSGVIGFLNADTKDPSVLPKPMRESEINRLLNINEQDEEEVKHDVSFVVGESVKVMDGPFSGFTGTVEEVHDEKKKLNVMVKIFGRNAPVELDYKQVEKVD from the coding sequence ATGAGTGGTCTGAATTGGTATGTAGTCAGAGCCGTAAGTGGACAAGAGAAGAAAGTGAAAGAATACCTTGTAAAAGAGGTAGAGAATCAAGGCATGGGTGCCTTTATCACGGATGTGTTTGTCCCAACTGAACGTGTTTACCAAACACGAAAGCAGCGCGATGGCAAAACCAAAAAAGTTGAAGTAGAACGTATCTCACTTCCAGGCTACGTAATTGTTCGTGCTGATTTATCTAATGGTGAGGCATTGCACATGATCAAAAACGTTTCAGGTGTCATAGGCTTTCTGAATGCGGACACAAAAGACCCATCAGTGCTTCCAAAGCCTATGCGAGAGTCTGAGATCAACCGTCTATTAAATATCAATGAGCAGGACGAGGAAGAAGTGAAACACGATGTTTCCTTCGTTGTTGGCGAATCGGTGAAAGTAATGGACGGACCATTCAGCGGTTTCACAGGAACTGTTGAAGAGGTACATGACGAGAAGAAAAAACTGAACGTCATGGTGAAGATCTTCGGGCGTAACGCACCAGTGGAACTTGATTATAAACAAGTAGAAAAAGTAGATTAA
- the recO gene encoding DNA repair protein RecO: MLIKTKGIVLGSIKYKESSIIVRIYTEALGLRSYIIHGVRSSKSKNNKAALYRPLTLLDMEVYERGNTEIQKVADARISRPFFSFQSNIYKSTILIFLTEVLSKLLKEEESNDALFTFLEQSLIAFDQIEAHFSNFHLQFLLKLPLHMGFGFSKASEMIEQLQAVRTEDKQIEGAINMLLDSSYTAAIPLNHKTRSTILDYLLKYFQLHMHNFGTVKSLAILQEVLSD; the protein is encoded by the coding sequence ATGCTAATAAAAACGAAAGGAATTGTGTTAGGCTCTATCAAGTACAAAGAGTCTTCTATCATTGTTAGAATATATACTGAAGCACTAGGTCTTCGCTCTTACATAATCCATGGGGTAAGAAGCAGTAAAAGTAAAAACAATAAAGCTGCTTTGTATCGACCATTAACCTTATTGGACATGGAGGTTTATGAACGAGGCAATACCGAAATCCAAAAGGTAGCTGATGCCCGAATAAGTCGCCCATTCTTCAGCTTCCAATCCAACATATACAAGTCTACCATACTCATCTTTTTAACGGAAGTCCTGTCGAAACTATTAAAAGAGGAAGAAAGCAATGATGCGCTCTTTACTTTCTTGGAGCAAAGCTTAATTGCTTTTGATCAAATTGAGGCACATTTTTCAAATTTCCATTTACAGTTCTTACTAAAATTACCTTTACATATGGGATTTGGGTTTAGTAAGGCTTCTGAGATGATTGAACAACTTCAAGCTGTTCGTACTGAAGACAAACAGATAGAAGGAGCCATTAATATGCTATTAGACAGTTCCTATACAGCAGCCATCCCACTCAATCATAAAACCCGGTCTACTATACTAGACTATCTATTAAAATACTTTCAATTGCATATGCATAACTTTGGTACTGTAAAGTCTTTAGCCATATTACAGGAAGTCTTAAGTGATTAA
- the rplL gene encoding 50S ribosomal protein L7/L12: protein MADLKQFAEQLVNLTVKEVQELAEILKEEYGIEPAAAAAPVMVAGAADGAAAAEEKTEFDVVLKSVGDQKLKVVKALKESAGLGLKEAKELADSAPAPVKEGVSKDEAEALKKALEEQGAVIELK from the coding sequence ATGGCAGATCTGAAACAATTCGCAGAGCAACTGGTAAACCTGACAGTTAAAGAAGTACAAGAACTGGCGGAAATCCTTAAAGAAGAGTATGGTATCGAGCCTGCAGCTGCTGCTGCTCCAGTAATGGTAGCTGGTGCTGCTGACGGTGCTGCTGCTGCTGAGGAGAAAACTGAATTCGACGTAGTTTTGAAATCAGTAGGTGACCAAAAGCTGAAAGTTGTTAAAGCACTGAAAGAAAGCGCTGGTCTTGGACTGAAAGAAGCAAAAGAACTTGCTGACTCTGCTCCAGCTCCAGTAAAAGAAGGTGTTTCTAAAGACGAAGCTGAAGCTCTGAAGAAAGCACTGGAAGAGCAAGGTGCTGTTATCGAACTGAAGTAA